The region GGCAAGACCTTCCTCTGCAATTCGCATCAAAACTTTTTCAGAGGCCCTagctgaaaaaaaacacaaacgattggaagaagagaagcaaaaagcagaggaaatccCTATCAAGGCAAAGGTTGAGGGTGATTCCAAGAAGCAGAACATACTAGTTCCGTCTGTGCCTAGCAAAGTGCAGCTAGAGGAGCCCACAGGTAAAGCCAAGCCAGCAGGGGAAGTGCGTATTAAAACCTTGGAAGAAATCAAGCAGGAGAAAGCTCTGCGGATGCAGCAGAGTGGAGAAAACGTTCCAGCTCCACCAACCCAACCTGAACCTGCCCCCGCAGGGAGGAGATTGTTACGGATCACAAAGCTAATAGGTAATGAAATGCTGCAGCACTTGCCCTGATGAGGTGCTTCCCCTGTCGAGCAAACTTGATTTGTTCaggatttgctttgcttttttcttctatgaaCGTTAGAAGTTAAAAGAGTTAAAGGCAATGAAGTGCCAGAATGTGCAACCCTACTCGCTTCCTTCACGCGCATTCAGAGTAGCTGTTAATTACACAATGATTTACTATATTTCCCACTGGAAAATTCATTCATGGAGAGGCTCTGtagcttaatttctcttttctgctttttctgctatCTCTTGGTGGTACGAGACCTTCCCTATGTTGAATCCAAGTTTACTTTCCTCTTGGGCGTTATCTGTGTTGTTTAGCCTAGATAGTGATATACCTGTGTTTGTGAAGCATGTCTAAACCTCTTAATTTGAGGGCCAGTTTCTGTCAAAAATCAGATCTTCGGAGCATTAACGATCTCATCATTAAGATCTTATAAGCTTCCTCAAAAGAGGTTGCGTGATTGAGAAAGCCCAATTGCTGCATTTGTTGAGCACGTGCTGTCGCCTTTCCCTCAATCTCGTTATTAGACATGAGAAGATTACCACACCAAGGAAGCGAAAGTAAACAGGttcctttatttctgcttttgaaaatgatttttgtttgttttaaagcacctggaagagaagagaagaagatagTGGAAGTGAGCAAGCCTTCTCCCAAAGCTGTCCCTGTGCCTCCAGAGGTGAGTCTTTTGTGAATACGTatctgtgtgtttgtatgtgtgtgtgtaatgtaTATAGTCATACAACTCCTGGTAAGTTTTGTCCTGTCATGTTGGTCTGTAACTTGCTGTGGGTTTCTAGCTCAAGTGTGTTCCTACCTTTTCCCATTTGCTAAGTGCTGCAATGAAGTCTAAATCCTGTCATTTCCAATAGCATTTCTAGACAACATTGTAATCCTCAAACTTTGAATTAATGCTTATACGTGACAATGAATAAGAAACCCTATTAGCACGAGATTTAATCTACCAGGTTAATGTGGAGAGAATGTTTTTGTTCTCAGTGACTTAGTCTGTCAGacacaaagggttttttttttttttttttttttaagtatttcaatAGGAAAAGGTAGAGCTTTGTATTAGAGGTAATCAGGCTGTCAGTGAGTGCTGTATTAGACGCTTGCATGACTGTTGCTTAACAAGAATGGAATAGATTACAGCTAGAGTCTTTTGCTTTATTGAAGAAGCTTGTCATGCTGGGAATTGCGGGCATGTGAAACGGTATTTCTATAGCAAAGCATAGGTTTTGTCATAGGCTAAGTTTTATGAAAAACCCGTTAATGATCTGAATTATACTAATGTACTCTCTTCCACATGGAGCCCTTCGCAGAGGGACTGCCTATCAAATTTTCTTAATGAAATctccatagattttttttgtccatttgctcttttttttccccctgcacagCCCTCTGATCAGAGCACAACTAATTCTAAAGTTCAGGTGAAGAGCCTTGAAGAGATAATGAGGGAGAAGCGGCAACTGAAACAATACCAAGAGGAGAAACTTCAGAAGGAAGCAGCTGTTGTGCCCTCCACTGTGGAAAAAGCAACCAAAAGCCCAGCGTCTGGGAGTCCTGAATCCACTGTGGTATCAGGGCCGACTTGTCAGGTTGCAAAGAGGTTATTGGTGAAATCTCAGGAAGATGGGATTGAAAGCCCAGGAAAGGACGCTGCTGTACCACCAGGGAAACAGGCAGCTCAATCTCTGGAACGGAAAGCTAAAAGTAAGTGTTGACTAGAAGATAACAGAGTTACTTAGGGCTGCCTCtccaaagaaaggcagaaaatgacAGTTTTTGTAATTGTGGCTGTGTACGTATTATCACTTAAAGCACTACAAAATGAAGCATATATTTAACTTTTTAGTTCACTTCTATTCCTACCAGCCTGCCTTAGATCAGCAATGGGAGACTAGAAAATGATAATGCAAATAGGACTGAGACCCACTGTAGAATAGCTTAATAAATTCTGTGGGTCGTGACTGCAAGAGAAAGGGGAGCTTATACGGCAGTAGCATACTATCTCGTGTCTTATCGTAGCTGCTACTTTTTCTAGAGAAATCAAGGCTCTTTAAATACAGAAATTGTTTCTATTTGTGAACTTTCTTAGACTCCATACTGTGCTTTAGAAAAAGTACTACTTTCACTTAAGATTGCACTGTGTTTGAGTTTTCCTTGTCCTGGTCTATTATTTAGTGTTGCTGTTGAGTTTCTTTGCTCCTCTTTATGGATTGTGAGTAAACAGTTCTCTGTATATCAAATGTTACTGAGAGTCTGGGAAATAGCAGTGCAGTTCTGctgccaaatatattttaatgaactgAGGAAGGATTATGGGAACGTTAAGAGAACCTGGATTTTTCTTGTGGCAGAGCAAGACTATAtcagttctcttttccttttgttctagCCAAATCTAAGGCGAGCATGAAGCCATCGGATGGGAAAGCCACCTCCCCTACAAAGCAGGCCCTGAAACGTAGGGCAGCTGAGAGTCATCCCTCTGCTGTGGCAGCTGTGAAACCATTGAGCAGCACTGGTGGTGGTGACATGAAGGAGCCTCCAGCTAAAAAAGCAACTGTGGTAAGGACGCTAGCTGAGACAGTTGCTGGTCCCTAGTAAAATTTATGCTTCAGTTTTACCCTCCTCTTGGACAAAAGTTGGAAAAATGGAAAACGGGTGTTCTGTATGTCTTTTGTTCCCTCTTAGGTCCAGTAACGATCTGCAGGGTGGTTGTTGTacctctttattttttattagaggCATGACAGTGTTTTCATAATACTCTAGTATGATTTCTATGTGGTGTTTTCCATTAATGCTGCGCTCTTAAAAAATACGAGGTCGTTGGAAAGCTTGAAGTTAATATCAACTTTTCTCAGGAAAGCCCTGGCTCTGGATTTTGGTTAAGGCTCAGCAATGCCAGAGGAGAAGCAGTGTGGAAGAAGCATCTGCTAAGAAATCATTTACTTGTGTGTCATAAACACTGTCTTGTTTCTTCCCAGGCTGTTGTTCCAGCCCTGCCAGAGGATAACTTGGTCACTatacctgaaagagaaaaacccaAAGACAGGTGACAACCAAAACTTGTTCTTTTTCTGGGTCACTGTGGCTTTCACTTGAAACATACGTTCTTTCACATGTGGAAAAATTAGAGTTTTGAGATGATTAATGCCAAAATCAAATGAAGAACTCTGCTAGGACAAATCATATGAATGCGTTTTCCAGCAGCGGGAAGGAGTTGTTATTTAGACGCTTCCCTTTAAAGTGCTGCCAGTTGATAGTGTCTTCTTGGGTTATCTGAAAACTTGAATGAAGATGAGATGAAGTTGGAGATGGGTCGGGATGGAGGAAGACCTCTTTCTTTGCAATGGCATTCTCTAGAACCAAACATACATCTGGGCAAAGACTgttggaagaggagagagagatggtATATGAGGATCAACTTCCTGTATTTGGGAGCAAAGTCTGCAGAGCATGTCATgggaaaaataactaaaatagtAAACAGGTATTTGCAGAGGTTGACTCCTTGACCTCTTAACAGTCAAATTAGTAAATGTGGCACAGTGTCTCTGGCTACAAAAATTGAACCGTCTTTGCCAGATCTCCAGCTGTTCTGTTTTCACAGACGAATCCTCAAACTGAAAATGTATCTGCTAATATTAGTGTATGAGAACCTAAAGTAGCCCCAGCTTGATTGAATAATGATCCCTGTGTAAAGTGTAGGAGGGATTAGCTGCAGTTTTAAGAGCTAGTTGGCAGAAAATGCATCTCTAGTTAAGGAATATCACATACTGATTGTTCTCTTTCTTGTTCTCCCAAGTGCTGAACTGCATATTGTAAGCCAGGCAGATTCTGTGGCACAGTCAGAGGTCTCAAGCTCAACTTCTTCACAAGCAGTGGTAAAGACGCGCCGGTTAAGCTCCACAGGGGCTGGGAAAGCACCTTTATCTGTAGAAGATGACTTTGAGAAGCTTATTTGGGAAATCTCAGGAGGCAAACTAGAAGCAGAAATTGATCTGGACCCAGGGAAAGATGAGGATGACCTCCTTCTTGAACTTTCTGAGATGATTGACAGCTGAACTGCATAttcttctgtttcaaaaaaaaaaaattaaaactgtataTTTTGTTGGATACCCTGAGATGATCCTTTTTCTAGCTGAGGCTTTGCAATGAGTCTTAAAGCACAGTTGAACTGGTAGAAATTGGCAATATCTGCACTCAGTTGTCCTAGATTTCCCTGCTGGTCAGAGTTCAAGTCCTGCGCATCCGTTCTGTTACTATTGGTGGCTACCTTCAATATTAAGAGGACAAAGCACTTCTTTATTTCAGACCAGAAAGATGCCCATCTGCAAGCTGTGGTGGTTGTGAATTGATCTACTGAGTCAGTGATGCTCTGAAGGCTTAAACTTAAAGCTTctttccctgcctcccctgcccttGGCAAAACACAACGTTGGGTGTATTTCAAGGTTTTTGCATTCTGATTTCTTGGACAGTTGATGCTAAAGCTTGGAGTTACTATGTCAACTCTTGATTTCTATTTATGTATGCTATCATTTTGACTTTACTCTTTTAGGGCAAATTAATGAAAACGAAGGGGTGGGAGGGAGCAGAATGATTACTTCTTGCATTTTGGACCAAACATGCTGCCAAGGGTGGTGGTTGGAGTCAGTCCATCCAGCCTTACTTCTCCTCGATTATCAGGGATAACACAATGTcagtgtgaaaagcagcagctatACAGTACAGCTAGAataccctccccccccctttcatTGTACTGTATCAAAGCTTGGGGGTTTTGGTGCTTTTTGCTGAAGTGAATAGGATTCTGGGTTGAGAAGTCAGGATTCCTCTTATAGTCTGCAGTAAATTGGTAAATGAAGAATTGGTTTAAGTGCCTCTTGGTTCCAGGAATCACTCCCCTGAGTTGCTGGCTCTTCTGCTGGGAAGTGACAGCTGCTAGGGCTAACATTAAAACACTGACTGTCAGCTTTATTTGAACTCCTGTTGGCCATGTGGCATCTGTCTGATCGGGTGGTCATTTGTGGCATTGAACCAACAGGAGGCCGGTGCCCAGACAAGCAATCTTGGTACTTGGTACTGCTGCAGGACTGACTGTGCTCTCCTTTTTAGGCATGTCCTGGGGCTCCCTTCCTTTCATCTCCCCTATACCCCCAACGCACCTTTGAGGCTTGAGCTCCATGTAGAAGTACGCATTGGAGTCGGGACGGGAGGTTACTGGCCATCTGAATGCGCAGTCTGAAATTGCGACCCTGCAGAAAATAGCTGAGACTGGGGTCTATTGTGTACCCTGCCACCAGTGATCATTTTCCCTagcagatatattttttaattattttcttaaatttctggAGAACTTTAGTCTCTTCCTGTTATGATTTGTGAAGCTGTAGGGGCCCTCAGGCGTTTGCTGCTGGCAGAGGAAAATCAGCTGTTTAgcttattgtaaatatttttctctttggaagaaaACACTTGTGTGCTTTGATAATCCACTGTGATGTCTTAGTTCCTAGAGGAAAAGTTTGAACCAAAATTAGCAAAGCCCTTTCTGAAGAAACTGCTGTTCTAGTTCCAGAAGGGTCACCAAGTTGGAAACTTCCTACAAAGTGGGCAGGACAGCGCTGCCCTTTATCCTGCTGAAGGACTTTTTCATGATGCGACTtctgccagctctggctgcttgtGCACAGACAGAAGTGACTTTGAGGAGGAGAGAAGCACACGTGAGAGACCGTGGTGTGGAAGACTTCccccttgctttttctctccttgctgttGTTTAAGCAGAATATTCTCTTCTGTTGTCAGCCTTTGCCGCCTCTGAGCCGAGAGGCTCTGTCCCTGGAGACGGGATTTTGTGTATGCCattgtttctgtaaatattttattctttcattttatatttgtattcTATTTAAGGTATTGTATTAAATGTAGTCCAGCTCCTCCACGTTCACCATTAGTTGAACTGTTCTACGTGATGGCAGTTACAggtgtttttaaataaacctggCGTAGGAAAGCTGGTGACACGTGGTCTGTCTGCAGCAGCCggaggtgtttgggggggggggggtctgcctgCACCCAGAGAGGTGAGAGGGGCCGAGCAGCAGGGGCTGAAGGGTGCTGGAGCCaacccctgccctgggctggggtggggggacagtcCCCTGCACCTCCCTGCTTTGCTAAGCCCCCCAGGGCTGGAGGGGGCCAGTTCCCCAGGCCCCCAAAGGTGGAGGCTAGGACCCTCCTCCCTCATTCCCTGAGGCCCCCTGGTCCTGggcagagagctgggctgccccCCTGAGCTTCCCCCCTCGCCCCAGCCCTCTGGTTACCCTTTTGGCCCCGCACGGAGCAAGTCGAGCGGCGGTCCTCCCGCCGGTCCTAGAGCGGCCGGGCAGCGCGCCAAGTCCTCCCGCAGTCCCAGAGCGCCGCGCGCTCTCCCGGCGTGCCCAGCGgcttccggcggcggcggcggctgtggCGGTGGCGGGAGCGCGTGCCtggcggcgggcccggg is a window of Struthio camelus isolate bStrCam1 chromosome 24, bStrCam1.hap1, whole genome shotgun sequence DNA encoding:
- the ZC3H11A gene encoding zinc finger CCCH domain-containing protein 11A isoform X1, whose amino-acid sequence is MSNQGDDCYFYFYSTCNKGDSCPFRHCEAALGNETVCTLWQEGRCFRNVCRFRHMEIDKKRSEIPCYWEKQPVGCQKSNCAFHHAKGRYVDGLFLPPSKTTLPSPPESAEDDVKVAQIALQQNKLSVQSNPSPQLRGVMKVENSENVPSPTHPPVVINAADDDEDDDDQLSEEGDETKTPVQQPAPETHNGLRIISTRKSNANTKQDEKLNFGIKTLEEIKLKKLKERSKKQGEGPSGVPVHPLQSQTIPVPEKENVRTVVRTVTLSTKQGEEPVIRLSLAERLGKRKASIADESGLPLKRSLAERLGKKIESLENADKAPKRVQVPRSLKERLGLPSEQTSTETEKAAKPTGEIHVKTLEEIRLERANQRRGESQAKAQTEGPCRTEDTSPGARPSSAIRIKTFSEALAEKKHKRLEEEKQKAEEIPIKAKVEGDSKKQNILVPSVPSKVQLEEPTGKAKPAGEVRIKTLEEIKQEKALRMQQSGENVPAPPTQPEPAPAGRRLLRITKLIAPGREEKKIVEVSKPSPKAVPVPPEPSDQSTTNSKVQVKSLEEIMREKRQLKQYQEEKLQKEAAVVPSTVEKATKSPASGSPESTVVSGPTCQVAKRLLVKSQEDGIESPGKDAAVPPGKQAAQSLERKAKTKSKASMKPSDGKATSPTKQALKRRAAESHPSAVAAVKPLSSTGGGDMKEPPAKKATVAVVPALPEDNLVTIPEREKPKDSAELHIVSQADSVAQSEVSSSTSSQAVVKTRRLSSTGAGKAPLSVEDDFEKLIWEISGGKLEAEIDLDPGKDEDDLLLELSEMIDS
- the ZC3H11A gene encoding zinc finger CCCH domain-containing protein 11A isoform X2 — protein: MSNQGDDCYFYFYSTCNKGDSCPFRHCEAALGNETVCTLWQEGRCFRNVCRFRHMEIDKKRSEIPCYWEKQPVGCQKSNCAFHHAKGRYVDGLFLPPSKTTLPSPPESAEDDVKVAQIALQQNKLSVQSNPSPQLRGVMKVENSENVPSPTHPPVVINAADDDEDDDDQLSEEGDETKTPVQQPAPETHNGLRIISTRKSNANTKQDEKLNFGIKTLEEIKLKKLKERSKKQEGPSGVPVHPLQSQTIPVPEKENVRTVVRTVTLSTKQGEEPVIRLSLAERLGKRKASIADESGLPLKRSLAERLGKKIESLENADKAPKRVQVPRSLKERLGLPSEQTSTETEKAAKPTGEIHVKTLEEIRLERANQRRGESQAKAQTEGPCRTEDTSPGARPSSAIRIKTFSEALAEKKHKRLEEEKQKAEEIPIKAKVEGDSKKQNILVPSVPSKVQLEEPTGKAKPAGEVRIKTLEEIKQEKALRMQQSGENVPAPPTQPEPAPAGRRLLRITKLIAPGREEKKIVEVSKPSPKAVPVPPEPSDQSTTNSKVQVKSLEEIMREKRQLKQYQEEKLQKEAAVVPSTVEKATKSPASGSPESTVVSGPTCQVAKRLLVKSQEDGIESPGKDAAVPPGKQAAQSLERKAKTKSKASMKPSDGKATSPTKQALKRRAAESHPSAVAAVKPLSSTGGGDMKEPPAKKATVAVVPALPEDNLVTIPEREKPKDSAELHIVSQADSVAQSEVSSSTSSQAVVKTRRLSSTGAGKAPLSVEDDFEKLIWEISGGKLEAEIDLDPGKDEDDLLLELSEMIDS